AAAAAGCCATTATGAAAACGAAAGACCAGCCATTGTTTTTGCTGAAATGGCAGAAGTAAAAGCAGAACCTCAAAAGGCAGCTTCGGCTATTTTTATCCTTCACGAAGGAACTAAAGTTTATGTGCAACAATCGTTAACAAAATGGAAAAAAATTCAATTGACAGATGGAACGGACGGTTGGATTGAAAGCAATACTATTAAAGAAGTTAAATAATTTATTTTTTCTTTATGTTATCGTACCATTTTTCTATCGAAGGAAAAAGAAAACCAGCTGTTTTTTGGATAGGATTATAAAATATCGATTTATCTAGTGTTTCTTTTTTAGCTAAAAAATGGTTGTAATTTATTTTTCCAAAAACATTAAAAACAATACCTAAAACCAAAACGGTTTTTAGCATTCGGAAAAAACCACCGCCAAGTTTATTTGGCAATCCTAGATAAGCAAAATCAGCTATTTTGGTTAGAAATTTTCCTAAAAATGAAATACCAACAACTACAACTACAAAAGTTAGTATAAAAGCAATTACTTGGATAGTATAAGGATTCCAATGTAAAAATCCAGATAAAATGCCTTTCATAAAAGACGAAAATTTCACGGCAAAATAAATTCCTGCTAATAGTGAAACTAAGGAAGCTAATTCAACAAAAAGTCCGTTTCTGATTCCTTTATAAATAGCGTATCCTAATAATCCTCCTAAAACAATATCCAAAAAACTCATACTAATTAATTTAAAAATAAAAGTGCAAATATAAAAGAATTGTTCGGTATCAATTGCCAATTTTCAAGTTCTTATCTTTGCTAAAATTATTTCGGTTTTAAATCGCAATCAAAAAAATAAATATGTCTAGAGACACACAACTAAAAGAACGCTGGGAACAGCTTGTAAATATACTTTCCAATCAATTTTCGCAAGGAGAAGATTTAGATTTAGATGCCATCATTTATTTAATTGGCGTTCAGGAATTAGGAAAAGTGCATCGCGAATATAAAAAAGACGAAAAATTGAACTTAATGCACATCGCCATTTGTAGATTGCTTGAGCCATACGGATTCTATGAATTCGAATTTTTTGACGAAGAAGGCTGGCCACATTATAAAGTAAAAGAGGAATTACCGCCTTTAAAGGCAGGAGAACAATCGGTTTTG
Above is a window of Flavobacterium sp. 123 DNA encoding:
- a CDS encoding CvpA family protein, which codes for MSFLDIVLGGLLGYAIYKGIRNGLFVELASLVSLLAGIYFAVKFSSFMKGILSGFLHWNPYTIQVIAFILTFVVVVVGISFLGKFLTKIADFAYLGLPNKLGGGFFRMLKTVLVLGIVFNVFGKINYNHFLAKKETLDKSIFYNPIQKTAGFLFPSIEKWYDNIKKK